One window of the Methylocystis parvus OBBP genome contains the following:
- a CDS encoding 2-oxo acid dehydrogenase subunit E2 — protein MALVTSDTGAPRIFASPLARRLAKEAGLDLASLNGSGPHGRVIERDVKSALASGAAGKSAPTPARPSAALAETPSTATTRKFYEIDSYEEVPHDSMRKAIARRLTESIQTVPHFYLDVDCEIDALLKLREDFNAAAPKRADGAPEWKTSVNDYIVKALALALQRVPEANVTFTPEAMLKHKASDVGVAVSIPGGLITPIIRNAQAKTVREISDEIKELAGRARARKLKPHEYEGGVSAVSNLGMYGIRNFSAVINPPQSTILAVGKGEQRMVVKDDKPAVATMMTVTLSCDHRAVDGALGAELLAAFKGLIEQPMALFA, from the coding sequence ATGGCGTTGGTCACCTCGGATACGGGCGCCCCGCGCATCTTCGCTTCGCCGCTCGCGCGCCGTCTCGCAAAAGAGGCGGGGCTCGATTTGGCGTCGCTCAACGGGTCCGGCCCGCATGGCCGCGTCATCGAGCGCGACGTGAAAAGCGCGCTGGCGAGCGGCGCCGCCGGGAAATCCGCGCCGACGCCGGCGCGGCCGTCAGCGGCGCTCGCCGAGACGCCGTCGACCGCGACGACGCGCAAATTCTACGAGATCGACTCCTACGAGGAAGTCCCGCACGATTCGATGCGCAAGGCGATCGCCCGGCGCCTCACCGAGTCGATCCAGACCGTTCCGCATTTCTATCTCGACGTCGATTGCGAGATCGACGCGCTGCTGAAATTGCGCGAGGACTTCAACGCCGCCGCGCCCAAGCGCGCGGATGGCGCGCCCGAGTGGAAGACCTCGGTCAACGACTACATCGTCAAGGCGCTGGCGCTCGCTTTGCAGCGCGTACCGGAGGCCAACGTCACCTTCACGCCGGAAGCCATGCTGAAGCACAAGGCCTCGGACGTCGGCGTCGCGGTCTCGATACCGGGCGGACTCATCACGCCGATCATCCGCAATGCGCAGGCGAAGACGGTTCGCGAAATCTCCGACGAGATCAAGGAGCTTGCCGGTCGCGCGCGCGCGCGCAAGCTCAAGCCTCATGAATATGAGGGCGGCGTCTCGGCGGTCTCCAATCTCGGCATGTATGGGATCAGGAATTTCTCGGCCGTGATCAATCCGCCGCAATCGACCATCCTCGCCGTGGGGAAGGGGGAGCAGCGCATGGTCGTGAAGGATGATAAGCCCGCCGTCGCGACCATGATGACCGTAACGCTTTCCTGCGATCATCGCGCTGTCGACGGCGCGCTCGGCGCGGAGCTTCTTGCGGCGTTCAAGGGCCTGATCGAACAGCCGATGGCGCTGTTCGCATGA
- a CDS encoding GDCCVxC domain-containing (seleno)protein has protein sequence MKRDSTLTCPECGHAEVSIMPTDACLVVYDCRSCGARLTPKQGDCCVFCSYGNVPCPPVQAEGRCCSGN, from the coding sequence ATGAAGCGCGACTCCACGCTGACTTGTCCGGAGTGCGGCCACGCTGAAGTGTCGATTATGCCGACCGACGCCTGCCTCGTCGTCTATGACTGTCGCTCCTGCGGCGCTCGATTGACGCCCAAACAAGGCGACTGCTGCGTCTTCTGCTCCTATGGCAACGTTCCTTGCCCACCCGTGCAGGCGGAAGGCCGCTGTTGTTCAGGAAATTGA